A single genomic interval of Shewanella psychropiezotolerans harbors:
- a CDS encoding NAD-dependent malic enzyme, which translates to MDDHKRPLYLPFAGPAILEAPLINKGSAFTDEERVFFNLEGLLPHVIETIEEQASRAYDQYTNFTNDLDRHIYLRNIQDTNETLYYRLVQNHITEMMPIIYTPTVGMACERFSKEYRRNRGLFISYPNKDRIEDILNNSTRQKVKIIVVTDGERILGLGDQGIGGMGIPIGKLSLYTSCGGISPAYTLPITLDVGTDNPHLLEDPMYMGWRHQRIGGEEYKEFIEAFMQAVSRRWPDALIQFEDFAQKNAMPLLERYKDQYCCFNDDIQGTAAVTVGSLLAACKAAKTQLSEQRIAFLGAGSAGCGIAEAIVAQMVSEGISDSQARQQVFMVDRWGMLQANMPNLLPFQQKLAQKCDDVNDWDNFSDNISLLDVMKNGKPTVLIGVSGAPGLFTEEIIKAMHANCSRPIIFPLSNPTSRVEATPKDVLHWTNGQALVATGSPFEPVVVNDETFEIAQCNNSYIFPGIGLGVLASGAKRVSDAMLMASSRALAECSPLAINGEGPLLPSLEKIHSVSKHIALAVGKVAIEQGHALPCTDELLKQAIEANFWTAEYRRYKRTSF; encoded by the coding sequence ATGGACGATCATAAACGCCCGCTCTACCTTCCCTTTGCAGGACCTGCGATTCTCGAAGCCCCCTTGATCAACAAGGGCAGCGCATTCACCGATGAAGAACGTGTTTTCTTCAATCTCGAAGGCCTACTGCCTCATGTTATCGAAACCATCGAAGAGCAAGCGTCTCGTGCTTATGATCAGTACACTAACTTTACCAATGACCTCGATAGACACATCTACCTGAGAAACATTCAAGACACCAACGAAACACTCTACTATCGTTTGGTTCAAAACCACATTACCGAAATGATGCCTATCATCTATACCCCGACTGTGGGTATGGCCTGTGAGCGCTTCTCCAAGGAGTATCGTCGTAACCGCGGCCTGTTTATCTCCTATCCGAATAAAGATCGCATCGAAGATATTCTCAATAACTCGACACGCCAAAAGGTGAAGATCATCGTTGTCACCGACGGTGAACGTATTCTGGGCCTGGGCGATCAGGGTATTGGTGGCATGGGCATCCCTATTGGTAAGCTGTCTCTGTATACCAGTTGTGGTGGTATCAGCCCAGCATATACCTTACCAATCACCTTAGATGTAGGTACAGATAACCCACATCTGCTAGAAGATCCTATGTATATGGGCTGGCGTCATCAGCGCATCGGCGGCGAAGAATATAAAGAGTTCATCGAAGCCTTTATGCAGGCGGTTAGCCGTCGTTGGCCAGATGCCTTGATCCAGTTCGAAGATTTCGCCCAAAAGAACGCCATGCCTCTGCTTGAGCGTTACAAGGATCAATATTGCTGCTTTAACGATGATATTCAAGGCACCGCTGCCGTCACTGTAGGCTCACTCCTCGCCGCCTGTAAGGCTGCTAAGACTCAACTGAGTGAGCAACGTATCGCCTTCTTAGGTGCAGGCTCTGCCGGTTGCGGAATCGCCGAAGCCATAGTGGCCCAAATGGTCTCGGAAGGGATCTCAGACAGTCAGGCTCGCCAGCAAGTATTTATGGTCGATCGCTGGGGTATGCTGCAAGCCAACATGCCGAATCTACTGCCATTCCAACAGAAACTGGCGCAGAAGTGTGATGATGTAAATGACTGGGATAACTTCAGCGATAACATCTCACTACTTGATGTGATGAAGAACGGTAAGCCTACAGTACTTATCGGGGTATCCGGGGCACCAGGATTATTCACCGAAGAGATCATCAAGGCGATGCATGCAAACTGCTCTCGCCCAATCATCTTTCCACTATCGAACCCAACCAGCCGCGTCGAAGCCACCCCCAAAGATGTGCTGCATTGGACCAATGGCCAAGCACTTGTCGCCACAGGCAGTCCCTTCGAGCCAGTAGTAGTTAATGATGAAACCTTCGAGATAGCTCAGTGTAATAACAGCTATATCTTCCCGGGTATTGGCTTAGGTGTACTCGCCTCAGGCGCTAAACGCGTCAGTGATGCGATGCTGATGGCATCGAGCCGCGCATTAGCCGAATGCTCGCCACTTGCCATCAATGGTGAAGGACCGCTATTGCCGTCACTGGAAAAGATCCACAGTGTCAGCAAGCACATTGCACTCGCCGTAGGTAAGGTCGCGATCGAGCAAGGCCATGCACTACCATGTACCGATGAGCTACTCAAGCAGGCTATCGAAGCTAACTTCTGGACAGCAGAGTATCGACGTTACAAGCGAACTTCGTTCTAA
- a CDS encoding porin, protein MRKHSLVIVILSFIYIPTCFAEVVINGFASIVAGSSLEDDKSYYGYDKEISFENDSKMALQFSADLGEGLRATAQIIARGRNDFNPDFEWAYISYEINDQFMLMAGRQRFNLYKYSDYIDVGYAYHWITPPRGVYSLPFNSGEGVGLTYSDLWGDSDAEITYKYITSSISDYQPIGSDTTPAPFSAKGHIINFNFATGSFEYGLNLGLIDEYSYEQHTIIALGQAISEAGVFTQEIVDDLLPIDDGATLIGAHVKYDVDSWFILAEYTMTELDPSFLADTNSAFISGGIRFNNLTFHVTYGMDEGKPQMDAYEAMLPIYSSLPPINQIALAPLLFGTQAALTAQEEDSNYYIVGTRWDFHPSAAFKIEYTHYSDDYSVGTDAQLLAIAVDLVF, encoded by the coding sequence ATGAGAAAGCACTCACTGGTTATTGTAATTCTTTCGTTTATATATATCCCCACTTGCTTTGCTGAAGTCGTTATTAATGGCTTTGCTTCCATTGTTGCAGGCTCCAGTCTCGAAGATGACAAGTCTTACTACGGTTATGATAAAGAGATTAGTTTCGAAAACGACAGTAAGATGGCATTGCAATTTTCCGCTGATTTAGGGGAAGGTCTCAGAGCGACCGCTCAGATCATTGCAAGAGGGCGAAATGATTTTAATCCTGATTTTGAGTGGGCTTATATTTCCTATGAGATTAATGATCAATTCATGCTAATGGCAGGAAGACAGAGATTTAATCTGTATAAGTACTCAGACTATATCGATGTAGGCTACGCTTACCATTGGATAACCCCTCCAAGAGGGGTCTACTCGCTTCCTTTTAACTCAGGGGAAGGTGTAGGGCTCACCTATAGTGACTTATGGGGAGACTCTGATGCAGAGATCACCTATAAATACATCACCTCATCGATATCAGATTATCAACCTATAGGCTCAGATACTACTCCAGCTCCTTTTTCAGCCAAGGGGCACATTATTAACTTCAATTTTGCCACTGGTTCCTTTGAGTATGGGCTCAATCTAGGTCTTATCGACGAATACTCCTATGAGCAGCACACTATCATTGCTCTGGGGCAGGCTATTTCGGAAGCTGGAGTATTTACTCAAGAGATCGTTGATGATCTGTTACCCATAGATGATGGAGCAACCTTGATTGGTGCCCATGTAAAATATGATGTGGACAGTTGGTTTATTCTCGCCGAATACACCATGACAGAACTTGATCCCAGCTTCTTGGCTGATACTAACTCTGCATTTATCTCAGGTGGAATCCGGTTCAATAACTTAACCTTCCATGTGACTTACGGCATGGACGAAGGTAAGCCTCAGATGGATGCTTATGAAGCCATGTTACCTATCTATAGCTCATTACCTCCGATCAACCAAATCGCCTTAGCCCCATTGCTGTTTGGTACTCAAGCAGCCCTAACAGCACAAGAAGAAGACAGTAACTACTACATAGTAGGCACTCGATGGGACTTCCACCCATCGGCTGCATTTAAAATTGAGTACACCCATTATTCCGATGATTATTCAGTAGGTACGGATGCTCAACTGTTAGCTATTGCGGTAGATCTGGTTTTTTAG
- a CDS encoding LysR family transcriptional regulator, with product MNLLHLQALLLAIETGSISAAARQLGKKQSQVSQWISDLEIDLGVSFFDRSGNKTTLSQDGEKLLPYLTHSLGQLDKFVQNAQELAKSEPTILRIGMENYIPDFAFTPALAAVLDIVNLNLEVYREEAGQLEKDLCEGLTDIILTHESDTIHHTRFDYCRLGYYHEELVCSPRHPLAESSSLNLQDLSEHSELVWGDVSHGDENGFSPHYGLFADINILIAMLKLGKGFAFLPREYVSTLVMDKQLVSLNCDFEPVGIKRKVELCWRNGLTLSKKGSKVIDAFKQEHSLI from the coding sequence ATGAATTTACTACATCTTCAAGCATTGTTACTGGCAATTGAAACAGGCTCTATTTCTGCGGCGGCGCGTCAATTAGGAAAAAAGCAGTCTCAGGTTAGCCAATGGATTTCTGATTTAGAAATTGATTTGGGAGTGAGTTTTTTTGATCGCTCGGGTAACAAGACCACCTTGAGTCAAGATGGTGAAAAGCTACTTCCTTATCTTACTCACAGCTTGGGTCAACTGGATAAATTTGTGCAAAATGCCCAGGAGCTCGCGAAAAGTGAGCCTACAATACTCAGAATTGGAATGGAAAATTACATTCCCGACTTCGCCTTTACCCCTGCCCTCGCAGCAGTATTAGACATAGTGAACTTGAATCTAGAGGTGTATCGGGAAGAGGCGGGGCAGCTAGAGAAAGACCTGTGCGAGGGTCTTACAGATATCATTCTGACTCACGAATCCGACACTATTCACCACACCCGCTTTGACTACTGCCGCCTGGGTTATTATCACGAAGAACTAGTTTGCAGCCCCCGACATCCATTGGCAGAATCATCTAGCCTAAACTTACAAGATTTAAGTGAGCACAGTGAACTTGTTTGGGGAGATGTGAGCCATGGGGATGAAAACGGATTCAGCCCTCATTACGGCCTGTTCGCTGACATCAATATCTTGATCGCTATGCTTAAACTAGGTAAAGGGTTCGCGTTTTTACCGCGGGAGTATGTGAGTACCTTGGTTATGGATAAGCAACTCGTGTCGCTTAACTGCGACTTTGAGCCTGTCGGGATTAAACGAAAAGTAGAGCTGTGCTGGCGCAATGGCCTAACCCTGTCCAAGAAAGGATCTAAAGTGATCGATGCTTTCAAGCAAGAACATAGTTTAATTTAG
- a CDS encoding response regulator, giving the protein MSEATLLLIEDDEFMAKQIRTLAESVGFERILQFDALPDDQSYLDADLIVTDIQLPNMVGIAHIDRIITLKGNKPIILVTGLDQMTLASTLTILKMKRVNIVAALTKPFNRKDFKQLLEAQLPK; this is encoded by the coding sequence ATGTCTGAAGCAACACTCCTACTCATTGAAGATGATGAGTTTATGGCTAAACAGATAAGAACGCTTGCCGAGTCCGTAGGCTTTGAACGTATACTTCAATTTGATGCCTTACCCGACGATCAATCCTATCTCGATGCCGATCTCATCGTCACCGATATACAACTTCCCAACATGGTCGGGATAGCTCATATCGATCGCATTATCACCCTAAAGGGCAACAAGCCAATCATACTGGTTACCGGCTTGGATCAAATGACGCTTGCTTCTACACTCACCATCTTGAAAATGAAACGGGTCAATATCGTTGCCGCATTGACTAAACCATTTAACAGAAAAGACTTTAAACAACTGCTTGAAGCCCAGCTGCCTAAATAG
- a CDS encoding type 2 periplasmic-binding domain-containing protein has translation MNKIFCSILLSLFSLHAVSGIAVIVHPDNGDSLDKKSISNLYLGKTKKFPGGAQAIPINLEERQVNRGEFDSTVLGKSSSQLKSYWSKKVFTGKGTPPKEFANDDEVIKLVSSNPNIIGYIDSSKVNDTVKVVAEF, from the coding sequence ATGAACAAAATATTTTGCTCAATTTTACTCAGTTTGTTTTCGTTACATGCAGTGTCTGGAATTGCAGTGATAGTCCACCCTGATAACGGTGATTCTTTAGACAAGAAGAGTATTTCAAATCTCTATCTCGGTAAGACGAAGAAATTTCCTGGAGGGGCTCAAGCTATTCCGATTAACTTGGAGGAAAGGCAAGTTAATCGAGGGGAGTTTGATTCCACTGTTTTAGGTAAATCATCAAGTCAATTGAAGTCCTATTGGTCTAAGAAAGTATTTACTGGTAAAGGAACGCCCCCGAAAGAGTTTGCCAATGATGATGAAGTGATAAAGCTGGTTTCATCTAACCCAAATATTATTGGTTATATTGATAGTAGTAAGGTCAATGATACCGTTAAGGTTGTTGCTGAATTCTAA
- a CDS encoding DUF3069 domain-containing protein, producing MIEITPEYKTRVEQVSLNVCNVVLPMDQLPENLLEAYANLCNELLEDTDEKFIKGWQALPNSARAQLPQADFHGFYIANAWIQLSRVAQDISEMAESDEAIDEKEYNGIFTRISDDSLKDCSKKLKKSRTDRALFNSIMAVIDGK from the coding sequence ATGATTGAGATCACCCCAGAGTATAAGACCCGCGTCGAGCAGGTGTCATTGAATGTATGTAATGTTGTTCTTCCTATGGATCAGCTCCCAGAGAATCTGTTGGAAGCCTACGCTAACCTCTGTAATGAGTTGCTAGAAGATACTGATGAGAAATTCATCAAAGGCTGGCAAGCCTTGCCGAACAGTGCCAGGGCTCAGTTGCCACAGGCGGACTTTCATGGCTTTTATATTGCTAATGCCTGGATACAGCTGAGCCGAGTGGCACAAGACATTTCCGAGATGGCCGAGAGTGACGAGGCCATAGACGAGAAAGAGTACAACGGCATCTTCACCCGTATCTCAGATGATTCTCTCAAGGATTGTTCGAAGAAGCTGAAAAAGTCTCGCACCGATAGAGCTCTGTTTAACAGCATCATGGCAGTTATCGACGGAAAATAG
- a CDS encoding NRAMP family divalent metal transporter: protein MAAAAIGASHLVASTRAGAEFGWQLAWVILAVNLLKYPFFAAGARYTASTGESLLHGYLKQGRGYLLLFTGLNTIAAVASTAGVAMLTAAMLTLFIPLSIDLLALIVLLSSLALLIFGHYTLLDKLTKVIMLCLTISTLIAVALAFNAPSIMSPDFVSQSPWQWGYIGFLVAMMGWMPAPIEVSAWNSLWLLEKKKTVHITKEQAIFDFNFGYLTTAILAIVFLALGSLVMHGSGEQFSASGAKFASQLIDLYSRVLGEGARYLIGTVALLCIFSTTVTVIDGYSRTLNMGWRLLTQTQDTEKGLTRVMLGISAIGLGIILFFKGALLPLLEFVMILAFMTTVIFAWLNYKLMTSSALAESDRYGWKMKSLSMVGMTYLVSFALLFIYWMATK, encoded by the coding sequence ATGGCGGCCGCCGCTATCGGCGCCTCTCACCTAGTCGCCTCGACTCGTGCCGGGGCTGAGTTTGGCTGGCAGTTGGCCTGGGTTATCTTAGCGGTTAATCTGCTTAAATATCCTTTCTTCGCCGCCGGTGCCCGCTATACGGCATCGACAGGAGAGAGTTTACTCCATGGTTATCTTAAACAGGGCAGAGGCTACCTCTTGCTGTTCACGGGTCTCAACACCATAGCAGCCGTGGCTAGCACTGCCGGGGTGGCCATGCTAACAGCCGCGATGCTGACCCTATTCATCCCTCTCTCCATCGATCTACTGGCTCTGATTGTCTTACTATCGAGCCTGGCCCTGCTTATTTTTGGTCATTACACTCTACTCGATAAGCTCACTAAAGTGATCATGCTCTGCCTCACCATCTCGACGCTCATTGCCGTGGCATTAGCCTTCAATGCTCCGTCTATCATGAGCCCAGATTTTGTCTCTCAGTCACCTTGGCAATGGGGCTATATCGGTTTCCTCGTCGCCATGATGGGCTGGATGCCCGCCCCCATAGAGGTCAGTGCATGGAACTCCCTCTGGCTGTTAGAGAAGAAAAAAACGGTTCATATAACCAAAGAGCAAGCCATCTTCGACTTTAACTTCGGTTACCTGACTACTGCAATTCTTGCCATCGTCTTCCTCGCCCTAGGCTCCCTGGTTATGCACGGCAGCGGCGAGCAGTTTTCGGCATCTGGGGCTAAATTTGCCAGCCAACTCATAGACCTGTATAGCCGGGTTTTAGGCGAGGGAGCACGCTATCTCATCGGCACCGTAGCCCTATTGTGTATCTTCAGCACCACAGTGACCGTCATCGACGGCTACAGTCGCACCCTGAATATGGGCTGGCGCTTATTGACTCAAACCCAAGACACTGAGAAAGGCTTAACCAGGGTCATGCTTGGCATCAGTGCAATTGGCTTAGGCATCATTTTGTTTTTTAAAGGAGCCCTTCTGCCTCTACTGGAATTTGTGATGATCTTAGCTTTTATGACCACGGTCATTTTCGCTTGGCTAAACTATAAGTTAATGACCAGCTCGGCTCTGGCTGAATCAGATCGCTATGGCTGGAAAATGAAATCTCTGTCTATGGTAGGCATGACCTATTTGGTCAGTTTTGCCCTGCTGTTTATCTACTGGATGGCGACAAAATAA
- a CDS encoding transposase: MPRPRSTQISLEDTPYYHCCSRVVRRAHLCGDDKYTGKNYDHRRGWVETQLLKLTEVFAIDVAAYAVMSNHLHLVLYIDLETVNTWSDREVVEQWHKCFKGTEITQKFAKGEVVDEYQVAKLKHFIATYRSRLSDISWFMRCLNEPIARKANDEDNCTGHFWEGRFKSQALLDEAAVLACMAYVELNPIRAKVAQTPENSDYTSLQLRVKAALKGKQPIKLLPFIGNEHEHQTKGINFDLKDYLELVDETGRILRDDKRGAISVNAARILTRLNIPSDNWIKLTADFGKLFHGPVGTLQELTSYCEHLEKRRRHFSQCCQYLQAS, translated from the coding sequence ATGCCCCGCCCTCGAAGTACTCAAATTAGTCTCGAAGACACACCTTACTATCACTGCTGTAGTCGCGTAGTCCGCCGCGCCCATCTCTGCGGAGACGACAAATATACAGGCAAAAACTATGACCATCGTCGGGGTTGGGTAGAAACGCAGCTCCTCAAATTGACAGAGGTGTTTGCTATTGATGTGGCTGCCTATGCCGTGATGAGTAATCATCTGCATTTAGTGCTGTATATTGATTTAGAGACGGTCAATACCTGGTCCGATAGAGAGGTGGTTGAACAGTGGCATAAATGTTTCAAGGGTACAGAGATTACACAGAAGTTCGCTAAAGGAGAGGTCGTTGATGAGTACCAAGTGGCTAAATTAAAACATTTTATTGCCACTTATCGCTCACGTCTCAGCGATATTAGCTGGTTCATGCGTTGTCTCAATGAGCCCATAGCTAGGAAAGCCAACGATGAAGATAACTGCACCGGGCATTTCTGGGAGGGAAGGTTTAAAAGCCAAGCTTTACTCGATGAAGCGGCCGTTTTAGCGTGTATGGCTTATGTTGAACTGAACCCTATCCGTGCGAAGGTAGCTCAAACACCAGAAAATTCTGATTATACCAGCCTTCAGCTAAGAGTTAAGGCGGCCTTGAAGGGGAAGCAACCGATAAAACTCCTGCCTTTTATTGGCAATGAGCATGAGCACCAAACTAAAGGTATCAACTTTGATCTTAAAGACTACTTAGAGCTGGTTGATGAAACGGGTCGTATACTTCGTGATGATAAGCGAGGTGCAATCTCAGTCAATGCAGCAAGAATACTGACACGACTCAATATTCCCAGTGATAACTGGATAAAACTCACTGCTGATTTTGGTAAGCTATTTCATGGGCCTGTAGGCACCTTGCAGGAGCTAACGAGCTACTGTGAACACTTAGAGAAGCGACGACGGCATTTCTCTCAATGTTGTCAGTATTTACAAGCAAGCTGA
- a CDS encoding amidohydrolase — translation MNKVYLLALIASLTMGTTSCKAESTKPAEPADMIMTNAVIYGHRDADTLAVYDGNIVYIGSENGVDAYRNTQTQMIDLEQAFVMPGFIDNHNHVFEAASAAGGNCELNMDASLAEQVPYLKACRNLAKENEWLMGYGFSVDSVLSEENDTSPLEVIDRIFPDTPVVIMEQTSHSMWVNSEALKRAGITKDSSEPQGGKILKDQDTGELNGILFDNAGDLVMEMAWNSLENQFDTSYDGLMTGLEIAATHGITTIGDGRLYWKRGWYEVWQAAAKEGALTARVSLRPWIYPTDSMDSQLTYLKTIHSDDKSGLLLVDQVKMYSDGIFINGTAKLLKPYIDTYIADEPFGINYIAPQQMPSWLDKLNQIGFGAHIHAIGDGAIRESLNAIEYVRSKGATRPYTLTHLELVNPRDVPRFVKLDVTADFQVGSDYIAHHDHSWAEPFLGAERSSFLMNLKAIFDTGANVTLSSDWNVHDINPLVGIAYSIKMGATGLPDIDSAIDSYTINAATSLGIGEITGSIDLGKSADFAIIDKNITRLPIEEIVYAEVIMTVLRGKLSSMPMIINLVACTVFTICLHTI, via the coding sequence ATGAATAAAGTGTATTTACTGGCACTGATCGCGAGTCTAACTATGGGCACCACAAGTTGTAAAGCTGAGTCTACCAAACCAGCTGAACCCGCAGATATGATTATGACTAATGCTGTTATCTATGGCCATAGGGATGCCGATACTCTGGCTGTCTATGATGGCAATATTGTTTATATAGGCAGTGAAAATGGTGTGGATGCCTATCGTAATACCCAAACCCAGATGATAGATCTGGAACAAGCATTCGTGATGCCTGGTTTTATCGATAACCACAATCATGTGTTTGAAGCTGCATCGGCAGCCGGTGGTAACTGTGAGCTTAATATGGACGCATCGCTGGCAGAGCAAGTTCCTTATCTGAAAGCTTGCCGTAATCTAGCTAAAGAAAATGAATGGTTGATGGGCTACGGTTTCTCTGTGGATTCCGTGTTAAGTGAAGAGAATGACACCAGTCCACTGGAAGTGATAGATCGCATTTTTCCCGATACCCCAGTGGTGATTATGGAGCAGACTTCACACTCCATGTGGGTGAATTCAGAAGCACTCAAACGTGCAGGAATTACTAAAGATTCCAGCGAACCACAAGGCGGAAAAATACTTAAAGACCAGGATACCGGCGAGCTCAATGGTATCTTGTTCGATAATGCTGGCGACTTGGTTATGGAAATGGCATGGAACAGCTTAGAAAACCAATTTGATACTAGCTATGATGGTCTTATGACTGGGCTAGAAATTGCTGCAACCCATGGCATTACCACCATAGGTGATGGTCGACTGTATTGGAAACGCGGTTGGTATGAAGTGTGGCAAGCGGCGGCGAAAGAGGGGGCATTAACCGCAAGAGTATCGCTTCGTCCCTGGATATATCCCACCGATTCTATGGATTCCCAATTGACGTATCTGAAGACAATTCACTCCGACGACAAGTCAGGTTTGCTGTTAGTCGATCAGGTGAAAATGTACAGCGATGGTATTTTTATTAACGGTACGGCGAAATTACTTAAGCCATATATAGATACCTATATTGCAGATGAGCCTTTTGGCATTAACTATATTGCACCGCAACAGATGCCAAGCTGGCTGGATAAATTAAATCAGATTGGTTTTGGCGCTCATATTCATGCCATTGGTGATGGAGCCATTCGTGAGTCGCTTAATGCCATTGAGTATGTTCGCAGTAAAGGGGCGACAAGGCCTTATACATTAACCCATTTAGAGCTAGTCAATCCAAGGGATGTTCCCCGTTTTGTTAAGTTGGATGTAACGGCAGATTTTCAAGTGGGATCGGACTATATCGCTCATCACGATCATAGCTGGGCCGAGCCTTTTCTTGGTGCAGAGCGTAGCAGTTTCTTGATGAACTTGAAGGCCATTTTTGATACTGGTGCTAATGTGACCCTAAGCAGTGATTGGAATGTGCACGACATAAACCCATTAGTTGGCATTGCCTACAGTATCAAGATGGGCGCTACCGGTTTACCTGACATAGATTCTGCGATTGACTCATATACTATCAATGCGGCAACTAGCTTAGGGATCGGTGAGATAACAGGCTCCATAGATCTTGGTAAGTCGGCGGATTTTGCCATTATTGACAAAAACATTACTCGTTTACCCATAGAGGAGATTGTCTACGCCGAAGTCATTATGACTGTGTTACGGGGGAAGTTGTCTTCGATGCCAATGATCATTAATCTTGTGGCCTGCACCGTTTTTACGATTTGCCTTCACACTATATGA
- a CDS encoding phosphatase PAP2 family protein codes for MEKSGDALYLLIPVVTFGATLFVEDDYEGSRQLIKTGLVSRLAVEGLKYAIDKERPDGSDNDSFPSGHAADTFAAATFVQQRFGWEWAIPAYIGAAYVGYPRIASDQHHIEDVLIGAAIGVVSGLYFTDPYKGITITPIAGNGSYGLYVSGRF; via the coding sequence TTGGAAAAGTCTGGTGATGCGCTTTATCTGTTAATTCCTGTCGTCACATTCGGTGCGACTCTGTTTGTCGAAGATGACTATGAGGGAAGCAGGCAGTTGATTAAGACCGGCCTTGTTTCGCGCCTTGCTGTTGAAGGGCTTAAATATGCAATCGACAAGGAAAGGCCAGATGGCTCAGATAATGACTCGTTTCCTTCGGGACATGCGGCGGATACGTTCGCAGCGGCGACCTTTGTTCAGCAGAGATTTGGTTGGGAGTGGGCCATTCCTGCCTATATAGGTGCGGCTTATGTGGGGTATCCCCGAATTGCCAGCGATCAGCATCATATTGAAGATGTATTGATCGGCGCCGCGATCGGGGTTGTATCCGGACTTTACTTTACCGACCCCTATAAAGGCATCACCATTACACCGATAGCAGGTAATGGCAGCTACGGCCTGTATGTTAGTGGCAGATTTTGA
- a CDS encoding YehS family protein, with the protein MINNDILRRLRFVFDYQNAKMIKIFAKVNHEVSQELLLNLLKKEEEEGYQPCNDKTMCQFLDGLIIEKRGLREGAEIPEPVSQINNNLTFKKLRVALEMREDDIISTLALADFNMSKSELGALFRKPGHKHFKECGDQVLRNFLAGLSVKHRGK; encoded by the coding sequence ATGATTAACAACGATATTTTACGCCGTCTACGCTTCGTGTTCGATTACCAAAATGCCAAGATGATCAAGATCTTCGCCAAGGTTAATCATGAAGTGTCACAAGAGCTTCTTCTTAACTTGCTAAAGAAAGAGGAAGAGGAAGGTTACCAGCCTTGTAATGACAAGACCATGTGTCAGTTCCTTGATGGCCTTATCATAGAAAAGCGTGGCCTGAGAGAAGGCGCCGAAATCCCTGAGCCAGTATCACAAATTAACAACAACCTTACCTTCAAGAAGTTAAGAGTTGCCCTGGAGATGCGTGAAGATGACATCATCAGCACATTAGCTCTGGCTGATTTCAACATGTCTAAATCAGAACTCGGTGCTCTGTTTAGAAAGCCAGGTCATAAGCACTTTAAAGAGTGCGGCGATCAGGTTTTACGTAACTTTCTCGCGGGCCTGTCAGTCAAGCATCGCGGTAAATAA